A single Paracoccus pantotrophus DNA region contains:
- a CDS encoding Rossmann-fold NAD(P)-binding domain-containing protein, whose product MTGGAIQNRIAGPAHEFDIGVNAMAPGPVGTPLIPAGTSAEAMAAFGAACAMKRPAPPVEAAEADVMPAKPRPSHVSAATIAVTGCKPTI is encoded by the coding sequence ATGACCGGGGGCGCGATCCAGAACCGCATCGCCGGGCCGGCGCACGAGTTCGATATCGGGGTGAATGCCATGGCCCCCGGCCCGGTCGGGACGCCCTTGATCCCGGCCGGCACGTCGGCCGAGGCAATGGCTGCGTTCGGTGCCGCCTGCGCCATGAAGCGGCCCGCCCCACCGGTCGAAGCAGCCGAGGCCGATGTCATGCCGGCCAAGCCGAGGCCGAGCCATGTCTCGGCCGCCACCATCGCCGTCACCGGCTGCAAACCGACGATCTGA
- a CDS encoding cysteine hydrolase family protein gives MTETLRFGRLPAATAHLCIDMQRLFGPGSPWAVPWIERIRPAVATLVAARPQRTVFTRFIPPARLGAAPGAWARYYAQWPEMLRERLDGRWLELLPELARHAPPAKVIDKPVYSPWHDGRLHGWLRGAGVTTLVVTGGETDVCVLGTVMGAVDLGYRVVLVADAVCSSTDRGHDAAMTLYRERFSQQIETAPLQEILAAWGND, from the coding sequence ATGACGGAAACCCTTCGCTTCGGCCGCCTTCCGGCGGCAACGGCCCATCTTTGCATCGACATGCAACGGCTGTTCGGGCCGGGCTCGCCCTGGGCGGTGCCCTGGATCGAGCGGATCCGGCCCGCAGTGGCGACGCTGGTCGCGGCGCGGCCGCAGCGCACGGTCTTCACCCGCTTCATCCCGCCCGCCCGGCTCGGGGCGGCACCCGGCGCCTGGGCGCGCTATTACGCCCAATGGCCCGAAATGCTGCGCGAACGGCTGGACGGCCGCTGGCTTGAACTGTTGCCGGAGCTGGCGCGGCACGCGCCCCCCGCCAAGGTGATCGACAAGCCGGTCTATTCCCCCTGGCATGACGGGCGGCTGCACGGCTGGTTGCGGGGGGCGGGGGTCACGACGCTGGTGGTGACGGGCGGCGAGACCGATGTCTGCGTGTTGGGCACGGTGATGGGGGCGGTCGACCTGGGCTATCGGGTGGTTCTGGTCGCTGATGCGGTCTGTTCCTCGACCGACCGGGGCCATGACGCGGCGATGACGCTTTACCGCGAACGGTTCTCGCAGCAGATCGAGACGGCGCCGCTCCAGGAGATCCTGGCAGCCTGGGGGAACGATTAG
- a CDS encoding sensor histidine kinase, which translates to MHFLDGGGEMGRAIRNHDWSANPLGPPDGWPSALKIALGMALNSKFPKCIVWGPGLITLHNDAFRPILGDKGNVLGRSFAEVWREAWAEIGPIAERAYAGEATFVEDFPLVIDRYGYPEQCHFTFCYSPIRDENGVVRGMIDTVIETTGKVEAARQLRLVNGELGHRIKNTLTVVSAIVNQTLLSHDGPEAREILRQRIGALAQAQTLLTDSSALDAEIGQVVQQALAPFRTGRRRFRIAGPPVRLSARQALTLALAINELATNALKYGALSVPQGAVDLGWTGGRPGSDDPFRLLWAESGGPPVASHAGKGFGSLIIEEALAQDFMGESVIRLDPEGLRCELHSRMSHLGAGQGAQA; encoded by the coding sequence GTGCATTTTCTGGATGGCGGCGGCGAGATGGGCAGGGCCATCCGCAACCATGACTGGTCCGCCAATCCGCTGGGTCCGCCCGACGGCTGGCCCTCGGCGCTGAAGATCGCGCTGGGGATGGCGCTGAACTCGAAATTCCCGAAATGCATCGTCTGGGGGCCGGGGCTGATCACCCTGCACAACGACGCCTTTCGTCCGATCCTGGGCGACAAGGGCAATGTGCTGGGCCGCTCCTTCGCCGAGGTCTGGCGCGAGGCCTGGGCCGAGATCGGCCCCATCGCCGAACGCGCCTATGCCGGCGAGGCCACCTTCGTCGAGGATTTCCCGCTGGTCATCGACCGCTACGGCTACCCCGAGCAATGCCATTTCACCTTCTGCTACAGCCCGATCCGCGACGAGAACGGCGTGGTGCGCGGCATGATCGACACGGTGATCGAGACCACCGGCAAGGTCGAGGCCGCCCGCCAGTTGCGGTTGGTGAACGGCGAGCTGGGCCACCGGATCAAGAACACGCTGACCGTGGTCTCGGCCATCGTCAACCAGACGCTGCTGAGCCATGACGGCCCCGAAGCGCGCGAGATCCTGCGCCAGCGCATCGGCGCCCTGGCCCAGGCGCAGACGCTGCTGACCGATTCCAGCGCGCTGGATGCCGAGATCGGCCAGGTCGTCCAGCAGGCGTTGGCGCCGTTCCGCACCGGGCGGCGGCGGTTCCGCATCGCCGGCCCGCCGGTACGGCTGTCGGCCAGGCAGGCGCTGACGCTGGCGCTGGCCATCAACGAACTGGCGACCAATGCGCTGAAATACGGCGCGCTGTCGGTCCCCCAGGGCGCGGTGGATCTGGGCTGGACCGGCGGGCGGCCGGGCAGCGACGACCCGTTCCGGCTGCTCTGGGCGGAATCGGGCGGCCCGCCCGTCGCCTCCCATGCCGGCAAGGGCTTCGGCTCGCTTATCATCGAGGAGGCGCTGGCCCAGGACTTCATGGGCGAAAGCGTGATCCGCCTTGATCCCGAGGGCCTGCGCTGCGAATTGCACAGCCGCATGAGCCACCTGGGCGCGGGTCAGGGCGCGCAGGCCTGA
- a CDS encoding superoxide dismutase family protein: MPKHLLALGLALLPLSAHAQDAKAVFLDTRGQEAGTAALTATPTGVLIEVEATGLPAGQWVAFHIHETGSCDHATGHESAGGHFNPAQAPHGVLAEGGPHAGDMPNIWVDAEGTARAQVFNPLVTLAEGENAIKGRALMIHAGPDDYQTQPTGGAGDRLACAVIE; encoded by the coding sequence ATGCCCAAACATCTTCTGGCCCTCGGCCTCGCCCTGCTGCCGCTTTCGGCCCATGCCCAGGATGCCAAGGCGGTGTTCCTCGACACCCGGGGGCAAGAGGCGGGAACCGCGGCCCTGACCGCGACGCCCACAGGCGTACTGATCGAAGTCGAGGCGACCGGGCTGCCGGCCGGCCAATGGGTCGCCTTCCACATCCACGAAACCGGCAGCTGCGACCATGCCACCGGGCACGAATCGGCGGGCGGCCATTTCAACCCCGCGCAGGCCCCGCATGGCGTGCTGGCCGAGGGCGGCCCCCATGCCGGCGACATGCCCAATATCTGGGTCGATGCCGAAGGGACGGCGCGGGCGCAGGTCTTCAACCCGCTGGTGACGCTGGCCGAGGGCGAGAATGCGATCAAGGGCCGGGCGCTGATGATCCATGCCGGCCCCGACGACTACCAGACCCAGCCCACCGGCGGCGCCGGCGACCGGCTGGCCTGCGCGGTGATCGAATAG
- a CDS encoding carboxylate-amine ligase produces MADEPEFSLGVEEEYLLVDPETGDVREAPDALMAACKAELADQVGPEFLRCQIEIGTPVAANVRAARDDLARLRGSIARHAAEFGLAPISVACHPVADWRSQDHTDKDRYNQISQEMGGVSRRMLICGMHVHVGIPDQDMRIDLMNQFSWFLPHLLALSASSPFWLGEETLLASYRTTVFAGYPRTGLPPRLGSWAEYERSVAALTETGIIGDASKIWWDLRPSARFPTLETRICDACPRLGDTITLVALVQATLRMLWRLSRQNLRWRQYDNFLLGENRWRATRYGLTEGLIDFGTRRIIPFDEIAEAWLAAIAEDADALDSQPAVAGLRDMIARGSAAEQQRALYAAAIAAGATPQEAFRGIVAWLVEEFRRGL; encoded by the coding sequence ATGGCCGACGAGCCCGAATTCTCGCTGGGCGTCGAAGAGGAATACCTGCTGGTCGATCCCGAGACCGGCGACGTGCGCGAGGCGCCCGATGCGCTGATGGCCGCCTGCAAGGCCGAGCTGGCCGACCAGGTCGGCCCCGAGTTCCTGCGCTGCCAGATCGAGATCGGCACCCCCGTTGCCGCCAATGTGCGCGCGGCGCGCGATGATCTGGCCCGGCTGCGCGGCAGCATCGCACGCCATGCCGCCGAGTTCGGCCTGGCGCCGATTTCCGTCGCCTGCCATCCGGTCGCGGACTGGCGCAGCCAGGACCATACCGACAAGGACCGCTACAACCAGATCTCGCAGGAAATGGGCGGGGTATCCCGGCGCATGCTGATCTGCGGCATGCATGTCCATGTCGGCATCCCCGACCAGGACATGCGCATCGACCTGATGAACCAGTTCTCGTGGTTCCTGCCGCATCTGCTGGCGCTTTCGGCCTCAAGCCCGTTCTGGCTGGGCGAGGAGACCCTGCTCGCCTCGTATCGCACCACGGTCTTTGCCGGCTATCCCCGCACCGGCCTGCCGCCGCGGCTGGGCAGCTGGGCGGAATACGAACGCTCGGTCGCGGCGCTGACCGAGACCGGGATCATCGGCGATGCCAGCAAGATCTGGTGGGATCTGCGCCCCTCGGCGCGCTTTCCCACGCTGGAGACGCGGATCTGCGACGCCTGCCCGCGGCTTGGCGACACCATCACCCTGGTCGCGCTGGTGCAGGCGACGCTGCGGATGCTGTGGCGGCTGTCGCGGCAGAACCTGCGCTGGCGGCAATACGACAACTTCCTGCTGGGCGAGAACCGCTGGCGGGCGACGCGCTACGGGCTGACCGAGGGGCTGATCGATTTCGGCACCCGCCGCATCATCCCCTTCGACGAGATCGCCGAAGCCTGGCTGGCCGCCATCGCCGAGGATGCCGATGCGCTGGACAGCCAGCCCGCGGTGGCCGGGCTGCGCGACATGATCGCCCGCGGCAGCGCGGCCGAACAGCAGCGCGCGCTCTACGCCGCGGCCATCGCTGCCGGGGCCACGCCGCAGGAAGCCTTTCGCGGCATCGTCGCCTGGCTGGTCGAAGAGTTCCGCCGCGGCCTGTGA
- a CDS encoding YncE family protein, producing the protein MGQAEVSVSGFAPQRQVSLQRGQVLVSPQGMQADAEGGFGLAFDLPPDAVAGTQPVVVRTEGPDMAGVAELKVSPRVPPAGASRSTKVAPGLPGRPERAERHGFRRLGPGPAVRGRVRHHQLDAERLEDLAEVSPGDFGIAAGDAKGTVWAANTRQNAVAVFARDALPLVRPFEVGSVEKPRDVVIDAARGRAHVSAHRGWIEACGIKAPEKLDGFELQSVARGGQPGTMSLAPDEKADRLYTLPLRRPELGRIHLGSGAAKILALPGAKASSGVDFDPATGRVVMASQGSDIVIAPEGESGAVLFDTPCLDRAAAGLAALAIFLTGTIAYFGVEMRCWMRPERLGPAAGADPVGRALDRLAEVAPAGGKPVPD; encoded by the coding sequence ATGGGGCAGGCCGAGGTCAGCGTCTCGGGCTTTGCCCCGCAGCGGCAGGTCAGCCTGCAGCGCGGCCAGGTGCTGGTGTCGCCGCAGGGCATGCAGGCCGATGCCGAGGGCGGCTTCGGCCTTGCCTTCGACCTGCCCCCGGATGCGGTGGCCGGCACGCAGCCGGTCGTGGTCCGGACCGAGGGTCCGGACATGGCCGGCGTGGCCGAGCTGAAGGTCTCGCCCCGGGTGCCGCCGGCGGGGGCGAGCCGCTCGACCAAGGTGGCGCCCGGTCTGCCAGGTCGCCCAGAGCGCGCGGAACGGCACGGTTTTCGTCGCCTCGGCCCTGGGCCGGCCGTTCGGGGGCGGGTCCGGCATCACCAACTGGACGCCGAGAGGCTGGAGGATCTGGCCGAGGTCAGCCCCGGTGATTTCGGCATTGCCGCGGGCGATGCGAAGGGTACCGTCTGGGCCGCGAATACCCGCCAGAACGCGGTCGCGGTCTTTGCCCGGGACGCCCTGCCGCTGGTGCGGCCATTCGAGGTCGGCTCGGTCGAGAAGCCGCGCGACGTGGTGATCGACGCCGCGCGCGGTCGCGCCCATGTCAGCGCCCATCGCGGCTGGATCGAGGCTTGCGGCATCAAGGCCCCGGAAAAGCTGGACGGGTTCGAGCTGCAATCCGTGGCGCGCGGCGGCCAGCCCGGCACCATGAGCCTGGCGCCGGATGAAAAGGCCGACCGGCTTTACACCCTTCCGCTGCGCAGGCCGGAACTGGGGCGCATCCATCTGGGCTCGGGCGCGGCGAAGATCCTGGCGCTGCCGGGCGCCAAAGCGTCCTCGGGCGTTGATTTCGATCCGGCGACCGGGCGGGTTGTCATGGCTTCGCAGGGCAGCGACATCGTGATCGCGCCGGAGGGCGAAAGCGGCGCGGTGCTGTTCGACACGCCATGCCTGGACCGGGCTGCTGCTGGGCTGGCTGCTCTTGCGATCTTCCTGACCGGGACCATCGCCTATTTCGGCGTCGAGATGCGCTGTTGGATGCGCCCAGAACGGCTTGGCCCGGCCGCGGGCGCGGATCCGGTCGGGCGTGCCCTGGACCGGCTGGCCGAGGTCGCGCCCGCCGGCGGCAAGCCGGTTCCCGACTAG
- a CDS encoding PepSY-associated TM helix domain-containing protein: MATDAATGAPLSPRQTAGGELLYRFHFELCGLPRNLARWILGIATMAMFVAIISGVIAHKKSLKAFFTFRPGKGQRSRQGMHNMATALTLPYHVVIAFSGPVLFAARLTPLVVERPAPRGPARPRRRSRRVRCRHRFCRPRLWRRPRWPGPCRSAGSASKSRPAPARDRLAPAAQSGADGAERLGLGPGRADALRRTRRRADPAARPAGRRGRHQGEPCASCAASRPLCRYGAALAGLCGRAGRGPSWPAAGWCLRCRSVRPGLPAPRRSRAGCGRSRG, from the coding sequence ATGGCGACCGACGCCGCCACGGGCGCCCCGCTTTCGCCGCGCCAGACGGCGGGGGGCGAGCTCCTCTATCGCTTTCATTTCGAGCTTTGCGGCCTGCCGCGCAACCTGGCGCGCTGGATCCTCGGCATCGCGACCATGGCGATGTTCGTCGCGATCATCAGCGGCGTCATCGCCCACAAGAAAAGCCTCAAGGCGTTCTTCACCTTCCGTCCCGGCAAGGGCCAGCGATCCCGGCAGGGCATGCACAACATGGCCACGGCGCTGACGCTGCCCTATCATGTCGTGATCGCCTTTTCCGGGCCGGTGCTGTTCGCGGCGAGGCTGACGCCCCTGGTGGTGGAGCGTCCCGCGCCGCGCGGCCCGGCCCGGCCCCGGCGGCGCTCCCGCCGCGTGCGCTGTCGCCACCGGTTCTGCCGACCCCGCTTATGGCGCCGGCCGCGGTGGCCCGGTCCATGCCGGTCGGCCGGATCGGCATCGAAAAGCCGGCCGGCCCCGGCCCGAGATCGTCTTGCTCCCGCGGCGCAATCCGGCGCTGACGGTGCAGAGCGGCTTGGGCTCGGACCGGGTCGGGCGGATGCGCTTCGACGGACTCGGCGGCGTGCTGATCCAGCGGCCCGGCCGGCCGGACGCCGCGGCCGGCACCAGGGCGAACCATGCGCTTCGTGCGCTGCTTCGCGTCCGCTTTGCCGATACGGCGCTGCGCTGGCTGGTCTTTGCGGCCGGGCTGGCCGGGGACCGTCATGGCCGGCAGCGGGCTGGTGCTTGCGGTGTCGAAGCGTGCGGCCGGGCCTTCCCGCGCCGAGACGCAGCCGCGCGGGCTGTGGCCGATCGCGCGGCTGA
- a CDS encoding flagellar hook capping FlgD N-terminal domain-containing protein, with the protein MMNLNSASAAEGVNAGSYQSSRRSVESSTKDQFEMFLRMLTTQIKNQDPLNPMENTEFAVQLATFSGVEQQVQTNLLLSQLLSDTYGGGLGQYSNWIGREVRTNSPVWFDGASLSLAMDNITNAEGATLVTLNGQGREVQRQILGAVPGEMQWSGRHADGTSLPAGFYSFRIEEQNSDGSYVARDVEAYSRVTGVELTANGPELVLKGGGSARIDQVSALRE; encoded by the coding sequence ATGATGAATCTCAATTCAGCTTCAGCTGCCGAAGGAGTGAACGCAGGAAGCTACCAATCTTCCCGAAGATCGGTCGAATCCAGTACCAAGGATCAGTTTGAGATGTTCCTGAGGATGCTGACAACACAGATCAAGAACCAGGATCCGCTCAACCCCATGGAGAATACGGAATTCGCCGTTCAGCTTGCGACTTTTTCCGGGGTCGAGCAACAGGTCCAGACCAATCTGCTTCTGTCCCAGCTTCTGAGCGATACCTACGGAGGAGGGCTTGGCCAGTATTCCAACTGGATAGGCCGTGAGGTAAGAACGAATTCCCCTGTATGGTTTGACGGAGCTTCGTTGTCATTGGCGATGGACAATATCACGAATGCCGAAGGCGCCACGCTCGTCACGCTGAACGGACAGGGCCGAGAAGTGCAACGACAAATTCTGGGGGCCGTCCCAGGGGAAATGCAATGGTCTGGTCGACATGCGGATGGCACATCTCTCCCGGCCGGATTCTACAGCTTCCGTATCGAGGAGCAGAATAGCGACGGAAGCTATGTTGCGCGAGATGTCGAAGCTTATAGCCGTGTAACCGGGGTCGAATTGACAGCGAACGGCCCAGAACTTGTCCTGAAAGGTGGCGGTTCTGCGAGAATCGACCAGGTCAGTGCTTTGCGCGAATGA
- a CDS encoding IS66-like element ISPpa5 family transposase, with translation MSNAAQTLPDDPALLKSLIAALQAENAKISATLRAHDQLIQSLRLRIARLKKQVFGQSSEKIEREIEQLELALEDLMIAAAEGQPDVVNDGQNDDGLETAPADEAAERPSRRRPRVSDSTPRERRELDPGSCCPDCGGDLRLVGEDVSEMLDLIAAQLKVVQIARLKKSCRRCERMVQMPAPSRPIPGSMAGANLLAHILVSKFDDHLPLYRQHEIFTRMGADIPDSTLVDWCGRAMKVLAPLIERIEVDVMASDLLHADDTPIRVLDRAGRDKGVGKGVKKGRIWAYVRDQRPWAGASPPGAVYAFAPDWKEEHVHGHLANTRGILQADGYKGYAKLYEPEPDGKPRLREAACWAHLRRDFHDEWTKTKSTIAREALDRIGALYDIEREITGHPADIRLAARRKHSVPKVEVFFAWSEQQLSRIPGKGDLAKAFRYGLSRRDAFSLFLEDGRVAIDNNPAERALRPIGVGRRNWLFAGADTGAETLARAMTIVETAKMNGLDPQAYLADILARIHDHKINRLDDLLPWNWSPLPSALHEAA, from the coding sequence ATGTCGAATGCGGCCCAGACCCTTCCTGATGATCCGGCGCTTCTGAAGTCGCTGATCGCGGCGTTGCAGGCGGAAAACGCGAAGATCTCGGCCACGTTGCGCGCCCATGACCAGTTGATCCAGTCCCTGCGGCTGCGCATTGCCAGGCTGAAGAAGCAGGTCTTCGGCCAGTCCTCGGAAAAGATCGAGCGCGAGATCGAACAGCTGGAGCTGGCGCTCGAGGATCTCATGATCGCAGCGGCCGAAGGCCAGCCTGACGTCGTGAACGACGGCCAAAACGATGATGGGTTGGAAACGGCACCTGCCGATGAAGCTGCCGAGCGCCCATCCCGCCGACGTCCCCGGGTCTCGGACAGCACGCCGCGCGAGCGGCGGGAGCTCGACCCCGGCAGTTGCTGCCCCGATTGCGGCGGCGATTTGCGCCTGGTGGGCGAAGATGTCAGCGAGATGCTGGATCTGATCGCGGCACAATTGAAGGTTGTCCAGATCGCCCGCCTGAAAAAGTCCTGCCGCCGCTGTGAACGCATGGTGCAGATGCCGGCCCCCAGCCGGCCGATCCCCGGCAGCATGGCCGGTGCGAACCTGCTCGCCCACATCCTCGTCTCCAAGTTTGACGACCACCTTCCGCTTTATCGCCAGCATGAGATCTTCACCCGGATGGGCGCCGACATCCCGGACAGTACCTTGGTCGACTGGTGCGGTCGCGCCATGAAGGTGCTGGCACCGCTGATCGAGCGGATCGAGGTGGATGTGATGGCCAGCGACCTCCTTCATGCCGATGACACACCGATCCGGGTGCTGGATCGCGCGGGCCGCGACAAGGGGGTGGGCAAGGGTGTGAAGAAGGGCCGGATCTGGGCCTATGTCCGCGATCAGCGCCCTTGGGCAGGCGCCTCACCGCCCGGCGCGGTCTATGCCTTCGCGCCCGACTGGAAGGAAGAGCACGTCCACGGCCATCTCGCCAACACCCGCGGCATTCTCCAGGCCGATGGCTACAAGGGTTATGCCAAGCTCTATGAACCGGAACCCGACGGGAAGCCCCGCCTTCGGGAGGCCGCGTGTTGGGCTCACCTGAGGCGTGACTTCCATGATGAATGGACCAAGACCAAATCAACGATCGCCCGCGAGGCACTCGACCGTATCGGCGCGCTCTATGACATCGAGCGGGAGATCACCGGCCATCCCGCCGATATCCGCCTTGCCGCGCGCCGGAAACACAGCGTTCCGAAGGTCGAGGTCTTCTTCGCCTGGTCAGAGCAGCAGCTCTCGCGGATCCCCGGCAAGGGCGATCTGGCCAAGGCCTTTCGTTACGGGCTGAGCCGCCGGGACGCTTTCAGCCTGTTCCTTGAGGACGGCCGGGTGGCGATCGACAACAATCCTGCCGAGCGCGCGCTGCGCCCGATCGGTGTCGGGCGCCGCAACTGGCTCTTCGCCGGTGCGGATACCGGAGCCGAAACGCTGGCCCGCGCCATGACCATCGTTGAAACCGCCAAGATGAACGGCCTGGACCCCCAAGCCTATCTGGCCGACATCCTGGCCCGCATCCATGATCACAAGATCAATCGGCTCGACGATCTGTTGCCCTGGAACTGGTCGCCGCTGCCCTCCGCCCTGCACGAGGCCGCCTGA
- the tnpB gene encoding IS66 family insertion sequence element accessory protein TnpB (TnpB, as the term is used for proteins encoded by IS66 family insertion elements, is considered an accessory protein, since TnpC, encoded by a neighboring gene, is a DDE family transposase.) has translation MIGPGTGVRVYLACGVTDMRKGISGLAALAQDVLRQKPAGGAVFAFRGRRGDRLKLLHWDGQGFCLYYKVLEKGRFPWPMRGDGAVRLTSAQLAMLWEGIDWRRPDWGAPPARVG, from the coding sequence ATGATCGGGCCGGGAACCGGCGTTCGTGTCTATCTGGCCTGCGGCGTGACCGACATGAGGAAGGGAATCTCCGGGCTGGCTGCACTTGCCCAGGATGTTCTGCGCCAGAAGCCGGCCGGCGGTGCGGTTTTTGCATTCCGCGGGCGTCGCGGCGACAGGTTGAAATTGCTTCATTGGGATGGTCAGGGCTTCTGCCTGTATTACAAGGTGCTGGAGAAGGGGCGCTTTCCCTGGCCGATGCGCGGGGATGGTGCGGTTCGCCTGACCTCGGCGCAGCTGGCCATGCTGTGGGAAGGCATTGACTGGCGCAGGCCGGATTGGGGCGCGCCACCGGCCCGGGTGGGCTGA
- the tnpA gene encoding IS66-like element accessory protein TnpA codes for MRGDILGLERRRRWSDEEKLEIVLSVGVDGATVTQVAQRHDVTRQQIYAWRHQLKKKGVVSASPETLFLPVGLDRPTELVMQTAAICTGAPRPAQIELQLANGRCLRFDPALDTVTLTHVIRAVEGA; via the coding sequence ATGCGGGGCGATATTCTTGGACTGGAGCGGCGGCGGCGGTGGAGCGACGAGGAGAAGCTCGAGATCGTTTTGTCGGTCGGCGTGGACGGGGCGACGGTGACGCAGGTTGCACAGCGGCACGATGTGACGCGGCAGCAAATCTATGCCTGGCGGCACCAACTGAAGAAGAAGGGCGTGGTTTCGGCGTCTCCGGAGACGCTGTTTCTGCCGGTTGGATTGGACCGGCCCACGGAATTGGTGATGCAGACAGCGGCCATCTGCACAGGAGCGCCTCGGCCTGCCCAGATCGAGTTGCAGTTGGCGAATGGTCGCTGCCTGCGCTTCGATCCGGCTCTGGATACCGTGACGCTGACACATGTGATCCGTGCGGTGGAAGGGGCATGA
- a CDS encoding IS5 family transposase, translating to MPKQPAFPGLRQSMKKKQTRREKFLAEMEAVVPWSRLLSLIEPHYPKAGPKGGRPPMPLETMLRVYFLQQWYALSDPLAEEILYDSDAMRQFAGIELGDDRIPDETTILNFRHLLEKHRLTEQLFAEVNSHLADQGITLRSGTLVDATIIDAPSSTKNEAKARDPEMSSTKKGNTWYFGMKAHVGVDADSGIVHSLETTTAKVHDSQVWDALLHGGETSVWADRGYVSAAREAAFSGPGKFWGVMRKAPRGGALHPVDADINRVIARVRARVEHPFRVIKQQFGYLKTRYRGLAKNRAQLFTLFALGNLFLVRRRLLA from the coding sequence ATGCCCAAGCAGCCTGCCTTTCCCGGCCTCCGCCAATCGATGAAGAAGAAGCAGACGCGGCGGGAGAAGTTCCTCGCCGAGATGGAGGCTGTGGTGCCGTGGAGCCGCCTCCTTTCACTGATCGAGCCGCACTACCCCAAGGCTGGGCCGAAGGGCGGGCGACCCCCGATGCCGCTGGAGACGATGCTGCGGGTCTACTTCCTGCAGCAGTGGTACGCCCTGAGCGATCCGCTGGCCGAGGAGATACTGTATGACAGCGACGCCATGCGGCAGTTCGCGGGCATCGAGCTTGGCGACGATCGGATCCCCGACGAGACCACGATCCTGAACTTCCGCCACCTGCTGGAGAAGCACCGACTGACCGAGCAGCTGTTCGCCGAGGTGAACAGCCATTTGGCCGATCAGGGGATCACGCTGCGCTCCGGGACACTGGTGGACGCAACCATCATCGACGCGCCCTCGTCGACCAAGAACGAGGCAAAGGCCCGCGACCCCGAGATGTCATCCACGAAGAAGGGCAATACCTGGTACTTCGGCATGAAGGCGCATGTGGGCGTCGATGCTGACAGCGGCATCGTGCACAGCCTCGAGACGACGACGGCGAAGGTCCATGACAGCCAGGTCTGGGACGCGCTCCTGCACGGCGGGGAGACATCAGTCTGGGCGGACAGGGGCTATGTCAGCGCGGCGCGGGAGGCCGCGTTCTCCGGGCCGGGCAAGTTCTGGGGCGTCATGCGCAAGGCGCCAAGGGGCGGTGCGCTGCATCCCGTCGACGCGGACATCAACCGGGTCATCGCCAGGGTGCGCGCTCGGGTCGAGCATCCCTTCCGGGTAATCAAGCAGCAGTTCGGGTATCTCAAGACCCGCTACCGCGGGCTTGCAAAGAACCGTGCTCAGCTCTTCACCCTGTTCGCCCTCGGCAACCTGTTCCTCGTCCGACGAAGGCTGCTGGCATGA